One region of Acidimicrobiia bacterium genomic DNA includes:
- a CDS encoding DUF1232 domain-containing protein, whose amino-acid sequence MAEPLRPDDVLAPDGTVLRRYGPILLEGALALPNLAKLLVRLVRDPRVPVRSKVLMVGTLAYLVTPLDLIPDIPVIGQTDDLLLIAYSLNHLIKTAGRDVITEHWDGSQDVLALIENLVGLGTNLMPSRLRKILDRFAS is encoded by the coding sequence ATGGCAGAACCTCTACGACCTGACGACGTGTTAGCCCCTGATGGGACCGTGCTTCGGCGCTATGGGCCGATCCTGCTCGAAGGGGCACTGGCGCTTCCGAACCTCGCCAAGCTTCTGGTGCGTTTGGTTCGTGATCCCCGGGTTCCGGTTCGTTCGAAGGTGCTGATGGTCGGCACGCTCGCCTATCTGGTGACTCCGCTTGATCTCATCCCGGATATCCCGGTGATCGGGCAGACCGACGACCTACTCCTCATCGCCTACTCGCTCAATCACCTCATCAAGACGGCGGGCCGCGACGTCATAACCGAACACTGGGATGGAAGCCAGGATGTCTTGGCCTTGATCGAGAACCTGGTCGGCCTTGGTACCAACCTCATGCCGTCGAGGCTTCGCAAGATCCTGGACCGTTTCGCCAGCTAG
- a CDS encoding ROK family protein — translation MSGPVAIGVDLGGTKMVAGRVTPDGMISDLVIRPRPTNAAAMLIEPFEIVDSLITPSTVAIGLGVAGLVDSRSGRLAWGPNVPGENLAFGDLAEDRFGLPVAVDNDANCWALAEVTVGVAAGFDHVVVLTLGTGIGGGIITNGEVYRGNAFAGEFGHMVVDPGGLVCTCGNRGCWETLVSGRRLDELARRIVEDEPEGAVAQLAGGDRAVGRHLLGPALSGDRAAVEAYRLVGDWLGRGLASLAAVLDPQLFVIGGAVAEADDLVLGPARIAFLAALEGAGHRPTPTIVKRHLGAAGGAVGAGLAGHWLVSNP, via the coding sequence TTGAGCGGTCCAGTCGCGATCGGGGTTGATCTGGGCGGTACCAAGATGGTCGCGGGTCGAGTTACCCCGGATGGAATGATCTCAGACCTCGTCATCCGACCCCGCCCGACAAATGCCGCGGCCATGCTCATCGAACCGTTTGAGATCGTCGACTCCCTCATTACGCCTTCAACCGTCGCGATTGGCCTTGGAGTGGCGGGCCTCGTCGATAGCCGGAGCGGCCGATTGGCGTGGGGACCCAACGTTCCCGGTGAGAACCTCGCCTTCGGGGATCTTGCCGAGGATCGCTTTGGCCTCCCGGTCGCGGTGGACAACGATGCCAACTGTTGGGCACTCGCCGAAGTAACGGTCGGCGTCGCGGCAGGATTTGACCATGTCGTCGTGCTAACCCTGGGAACCGGCATCGGCGGTGGGATCATTACCAACGGTGAGGTGTATCGCGGTAACGCCTTTGCCGGGGAATTCGGCCACATGGTTGTCGATCCGGGCGGCCTGGTGTGCACTTGTGGGAACCGGGGCTGCTGGGAAACCCTCGTTTCAGGTCGACGGCTCGATGAACTCGCCCGTCGGATCGTTGAAGACGAGCCCGAGGGCGCCGTGGCTCAGTTGGCCGGCGGCGATCGGGCCGTCGGCCGGCATCTGCTGGGACCGGCCTTGTCCGGTGATCGGGCGGCTGTCGAAGCGTACCGCCTGGTGGGCGACTGGCTGGGACGAGGTTTGGCTTCCCTGGCCGCCGTCCTTGATCCCCAGTTGTTTGTGATCGGCGGTGCGGTCGCCGAGGCCGACGATCTCGTGCTCGGCCCGGCCAGGATCGCCTTTCTGGCAGCGCTGGAGGGTGCCGGTCACCGACCGACGCCGACCATCGTAAAGCGTCACCTGGGGGCGGCCGGCGGTGCAGTTGGGGCAGGCTTGGCAGGGCATTGGCTCGTAAGCAACCCATAA